A portion of the Calothrix sp. 336/3 genome contains these proteins:
- a CDS encoding LuxR C-terminal-related transcriptional regulator codes for MVNSLQNVFMAIASADDEEQLRLAVEETVGEHFDVQRWGIYLLEQPQAVSDNNSQIPGICINSNPVGQYVVERHAPTHEQLVLPSEKWQQICPRDDHAHVMSGPIIYDGRLVGTLNLTRESGNRAFDANDLADLSALCLHLSTKIATLRAKTKTTNANLVSPLTPRELQIAQLVAQGLTNAEIGEKLWISQNSVKQALKRMFRKLQVSARAEMVAKLQDI; via the coding sequence ATGGTTAACTCTCTCCAAAATGTATTTATGGCGATCGCCTCTGCTGATGATGAGGAACAACTACGTTTGGCTGTCGAGGAGACAGTAGGCGAACATTTTGACGTGCAACGCTGGGGTATATACTTACTAGAACAGCCACAAGCCGTTAGTGACAACAATTCACAGATTCCAGGCATATGTATTAATAGTAACCCCGTAGGGCAATATGTCGTGGAACGTCATGCTCCTACCCACGAGCAATTAGTCTTACCCAGTGAAAAATGGCAACAAATATGTCCCCGTGATGATCATGCCCATGTGATGAGTGGTCCTATTATCTATGATGGGCGGTTAGTTGGTACACTGAATCTCACAAGGGAAAGCGGAAATCGAGCTTTTGATGCCAACGATTTAGCTGATTTAAGTGCTTTATGCCTGCATTTATCCACTAAAATTGCTACCCTCAGGGCAAAAACTAAAACCACTAATGCGAATTTAGTCTCTCCTCTCACACCACGAGAATTGCAAATTGCCCAATTAGTTGCCCAGGGTTTAACGAATGCAGAAATTGGTGAAAAACTCTGGATTAGTCAAAATTCTGTCAAACAAGCATTAAAAAGAATGTTTCGTAAATTGCAAGTTTCTGCAAGAGCGGAAATGGTAGCAAAATTACAGGATATTTGA
- a CDS encoding BON domain-containing protein — translation MLFFAAISLLIFFKFASQHTTQTNLSLQELDAEIKMKKLIPFLISGILVAGTFGCSSDSSKTTSESTTAPVKEAAQKTETAVKETGDKAKTAIDDAGKKTETAAKGALNKVKTSSDGAKTIVKNKLAKAIPGSKLDVAKKDGILTITGTVPTKEDLAKIEPIVKEYKFEGVKGVKVEAKSEK, via the coding sequence ATGCTTTTTTTTGCAGCCATTTCACTTTTAATTTTTTTTAAATTCGCTTCTCAACACACAACACAAACCAATTTATCGCTTCAAGAACTTGATGCGGAGATAAAAATGAAAAAGCTAATTCCTTTTTTAATCAGTGGGATTTTAGTCGCTGGTACCTTTGGATGTAGCAGTGATTCTTCTAAAACTACTAGCGAAAGCACCACAGCACCCGTAAAAGAAGCTGCACAAAAGACTGAAACCGCAGTTAAAGAAACTGGTGATAAGGCTAAAACCGCAATAGATGATGCTGGGAAGAAAACAGAAACTGCCGCAAAAGGTGCGTTGAATAAAGTCAAAACTTCCTCTGATGGAGCTAAAACTATTGTTAAAAACAAACTAGCAAAAGCAATTCCTGGTAGTAAGTTAGATGTTGCGAAGAAAGATGGCATTTTAACTATTACTGGTACAGTTCCTACCAAGGAAGATTTAGCTAAGATTGAACCCATCGTTAAGGAATATAAATTCGAGGGAGTTAAGGGTGTGAAAGTAGAAGCTAAGTCTGAGAAATAG
- a CDS encoding BON domain-containing protein, translating into MKSIFPFLVSGVLVFAAAGCETPSRTSTEAPSNVNEEAKSPAKEAAQTTQNDATSDTRKRQIESDIRAREQRNNTTGGDTDRDDADLESEVRGKLEANLPASNLTVDSEQGAVTIAGNVPTQEQLNRIPSLAQEIKGVKSVKVDVKVAPATKPSQNN; encoded by the coding sequence ATGAAAAGCATATTTCCTTTCCTCGTCAGTGGGGTTTTAGTCTTTGCTGCGGCAGGTTGTGAAACTCCTTCCCGCACTTCCACAGAAGCACCTAGCAATGTCAATGAAGAGGCAAAATCCCCTGCAAAGGAAGCAGCTCAAACTACCCAAAATGATGCCACTAGCGATACTCGTAAAAGACAGATAGAATCTGATATTCGCGCTCGTGAACAACGTAATAACACAACAGGTGGAGATACAGATAGAGATGACGCGGATTTGGAAAGCGAAGTCCGTGGTAAGTTAGAGGCAAATTTACCCGCAAGTAACCTCACCGTAGACTCAGAACAGGGTGCTGTTACTATCGCCGGGAATGTCCCCACCCAGGAGCAACTTAATAGAATCCCTTCCCTCGCTCAAGAAATCAAAGGTGTGAAAAGCGTTAAAGTTGATGTCAAGGTTGCCCCTGCGACAAAGCCTTCACAAAACAACTAA
- a CDS encoding general stress protein — MVLQNMKRAIGVFPTRSDAEYALTELRDAGFAMNKVSVIAKDDRSVAGLETTQDVDNKADEGAVTGAVTGATLGGLTGLLVGLGTLAIPGVGPILLAGEIATALATTAAGAAIGAAAGSLLGALVGLGIPEERAKIYSDRVSRGEYLVIIEGLTDEINRAEIILRHRGIQEFDIYDAPELQNSNYSTTTDSRYVAGDRRDIGL, encoded by the coding sequence ATGGTTTTGCAAAATATGAAGCGGGCAATTGGAGTTTTCCCCACTCGCAGCGATGCGGAATATGCACTCACAGAACTGCGGGATGCAGGTTTTGCCATGAATAAGGTATCTGTGATTGCTAAGGATGATAGAAGTGTTGCCGGATTAGAAACAACCCAAGATGTGGACAACAAAGCCGACGAAGGTGCGGTAACTGGTGCGGTAACTGGTGCAACCTTGGGTGGTTTAACTGGTTTGTTGGTGGGTTTAGGTACTTTAGCAATACCGGGTGTCGGACCAATTCTACTAGCTGGGGAAATTGCCACAGCTCTGGCAACAACTGCTGCTGGTGCGGCGATCGGTGCTGCTGCTGGGAGTTTGTTGGGTGCGTTAGTTGGTTTAGGTATTCCAGAGGAACGGGCAAAAATTTATAGCGATCGCGTTTCTCGTGGTGAGTACCTCGTAATTATCGAAGGTTTAACGGATGAAATTAACCGTGCAGAAATCATTCTGCGTCATCGCGGTATTCAGGAATTTGATATCTATGATGCACCTGAACTCCAAAACTCTAATTACTCCACCACTACCGATTCCCGATATGTCGCTGGAGATCGTCGAGACATCGGATTATAA